In Paralichthys olivaceus isolate ysfri-2021 chromosome 12, ASM2471397v2, whole genome shotgun sequence, the genomic window GTTTTCACCAACTAAACAGTAGTTCTGCTCAAATGGGACAAGTGTCCTGTTTATATATGATGGACAACACTCCATCTTCATTCAGTCTGGATAGGATGAAAACATAGTGTAAACATTCTTCAGCTTTATCTGAAAAAGCTTAACTGCCAATGTGtcaaagaggagaaacagaggaaacatgcagctactgaaaaaataaaaaagattttgtgGCACATACAGGTAAGACCAGGCTAAAATTAGAGGCCAAGCCTTAAAGCAGCTTAAATAAATTCCCTTTAAGATTCTGGAAAATATTTTAGATCAGTGCATCAGTGCCAtgttttattacctccaccgaggaggttatgtttttaactgtctgtttgttggctGGTTTGATTTTAAGCAAGGTCACATGAAAAGAAGTCAACGAATTTCCACAAAATGAATTGGGAAGAtgaggtatgggtcagggaagaacccaatGAAATATGGTGCAGATCAGGGGTGGAtcaagatttttctttttaattttctcattgTTAAATTgagcgtttttcaacattttcccaggGAATTATACAAAAATTTGTATCTActgaattttaattttgtttcataaagggactgttgggccttagtggaGGTTTTCACTGTAGTATGCCATTTGAGTTTCTGATGCAATTACATGCAGCAAAATTAATGTATTACAATTTATCAGTTGTTATAAACTAAGCTACAAGAAGTGTTGCAGAACACTCACGTGTAGTAGTCACCTCAGCTAGATGTGTACTGCAACACTTCATGCTAATCCACAGGTTAGCACTTTTATGATCACTTACAAATGACTTAATCTGAATTTAACAGTTTATAATTAACTTCAGCTCTAGGTTCACAAAGAGAATGACAATGCCAACAGCTACAAACTTTATGTCTTAATGTCATGTCTAACCCTGCTCTAAGTCTGTGCCTCCTCTCGTCTTTCCCTCTGGTCAACTTGACCcagcctgcagctctggagcctGGAGAGCATTCCCTGTTGTCTCTGCCCGTCCCCTTTTCTTCACAAGGAGAATTCTTATCGCAACAGCAGGCACAAACTCTGACAGAGGAGCTCAAATATAACACACATGCGGcttatgcacacacatgcactcttgccctctccctttctctccaaTGCAATCCTTTCGTGCAAGCTACAAAGCAGCTGACCTTACAACAAAGCTGCACACTGCACAGAGGAGAGCGGAgtgaagggagaggagaagtgACAGCTCTTAGTCAGTTAGTGGTGTGTGACTAACTCTCTTGGAAAAAGTCTGTGTGGCAAGAGCAGTGGGAGGGATACGGACAAGACCATAACTacaacagaaagaggaaaaactgcTTCAGGAGTCAAGACATCGGAGGATTGCTGCCGACACACAAGTGATGTGCATTCAACACGAGGGACGCGGTCAACATTGAAAGAATGACGTCTACAAGGAGTGAACCATAGAGACAAAAAGCAGAGGACTACGCTCATTCTTACCCTACTCCTGAATACCTCACAAAGCGTTGGTGGAGCCGTTTTCAGCTGTAAGtacaaatatgtattttccattttcatccaGATGTTAGTGTGATTAATTCTGACCTGCACATGCTGAGAGACTCACTGTTGTTTAAGTCCTGATTATTTTTGGAGCTTTTAGAGCAGGAATCAAATCAGACACCAAAGAAGGAATGTTGTGTAACCTCACAATGGATAGAGGAAGTTGACCTGTGACCCTGCATGCTGTGTGATCCATCTAAATCCCAGGTGGAAGCCATGTTGAATCCATCATCTTGAAAGAAAGAGGGGCCAGATACAAACACCTGCGACATTGTGCTCTACTAAATTTGACTTTAACTGAAGGCAATCAAAGCAGCCACCAGGCAGAGACCAGAGGTCAGCTTAGTTATAGGGTGATCATTTTTCACTGTCAACCTGAAATTTTTAAATACAATAGGGCAACACATGCTTAGAATTAAGGTTGTGATTTTTCCCCTGCGGAAAATCACGtctttgtttgcagcacatcgACACTGACATCGAGTTATTTCACTAAGATGCTGGCAAGAAAAATTCTGAAAGATTTTTCAagctcacatacagcccctatCAAAaattttcatgaaaatgtttgGTGGTCAGTtcctgtctgaaagcagctttagaagGAAACTAGCCTCACTGCTGTGTAAATACCTTCAGGGTCCACAATAACAAAGAACTCTTGTTTTTTCAGTCTTCTTGACGCTCTGCTGTGAGTGCCATGCCCCTGTTCAGCTGGATGAAGTGGTCTCATGAGACAAAAGTGCAGACTCAGAATGAAGCGCCACCTCTTAAGACTTTAGAGGTTGTGCCCAGCCGCAGGTTGATCAGAGAGCTCCTGTGGCATGTGGAGGAACGTGAACAACTGGCACGGGAATTGGAGCGCGAGCACAGGTTGGCCCACAGCTCTCCGGGTCTCCAGTGGTTCCAGAAGTACCATCGGTTACGGACTCTCATCCCCACATCAGAGCTTTACCAGCTAGAGTTCCTGTGTGCCCAGATACCACCCATCCATGCAGCCGCAGTCCTTTCCAGGTGTTTATTAGCGGACACGTCATGCTCTATCCTTACATTAGCATGCTGTCAACAGTGGCTAACTGCTACTGCCTCAACACAAGCCCTGACAGCAGGCAAAGCAGAGAAGACCCAAAGGGAAAGGGAGGCAGGGCGAGCTGCCAAGAAAGCCATTATGTGTTACTGTCACAGAGGCAGGGGATAGAGGGTGTGAACATGTGAAGGTGAAGGATGCCCTATAAAGCTGAGCGCAGGCAGACTGCCGGGGTTTCTTCTCATCATCTCTATGTTAGCAATTATATTTAAAGAAGGTTGGAGTAGTTCTACATGGTCGAACACTGTGACCTACTTACTTTTACTCCCCATAAAACTCACATCTAGGTCACTGGAAGGTGCTTACATAACCAAATTACCAaagaatacaatttaaataagATATGTTATGTTTGTACCATTTCCACACATCTGTGCTTGTAGTTTCAAGACTGACAAACAGAGGACTAGCATACAGGTATCTCACTTGATGATGGGTGAAACGTCAtaattatattatcattattattattatgataataattaatGCTGAAAATTGTGGGAAGCTCATGCTAATCCTTGCAATTCGAACTACTGTTTAATTTACTATCTTGGTGCTTCCTTCCGCAGGTTTCGTGAGGTGCTTGCCACCAACAACATTAGGCCCTGGGAGCTGGTGTCTGTCTTCAAGCAGGTGCTGAGAGACTTTGTGAACCATAAGCAATATGATGAAGAGTACGACTTCTCAGGTCAATCAGCACAGCGCCAACCAATGGAGGCTTGGACCAGCCGCTATAAAATGAGGCAGGGCTTTGTCACGACTACCATCCCCAACTGTGGTGACTGCCCAAGGGAGGAGATCCCAACAATCTCTGGATATGTGGACTGGGCCATGCGGCACTCCAGTTCTTTCACAGCTTACAGCGACTGGGAGCTTCCATATTACTATCCAGCATCTCTCAGGCCCAATGGGACATACAGCACTACACTGTGAAAGGACACATGAAACCACATGAACACAACCAACACGTTAAAAATGGGTTTGTGAGAACACTGGTTTTTCTTGCCTGCCTCCTCTGTATGATCCCATTATTCGGACCGTTTTTTGATGTCTTTATTACGACCCTAAATTTGTCTTTGTAGAGATTAGGCTGTGTTTCAAAAGGTACATTGTTAGCTTGTCTGAGAGGTATTATGTGGGCACAGTATGTGAGAACATGCACAACCTAGACCAATTGTACCTGGACCAAATGGAAGCAGTGTGTACCTGCAGCGCTCATCACAGACTGAACATGTTTTTGAGAAGTTAAAGCACAGTTCGATATTCTCCTTTTTCGTCTGAACTGTTTTAGAGCTCTATGGATGCTGAACTGTCAAAAAGctgataaaaaaatcaaaatatgagacagaataaaaataatttgagtAGCATACGTTTGCTTGTCTTATTTAAATCTTGATAATTATCCTGTGATCCTTGAAATGTCCCAAAACATCCAGGTTTGCAGTCATGCCTGTGAGGTTTGATTTGGTAGCAACCAAGAGCAGTCATCATCTTCTACTGTTATACCCTTAATTGGAGAACACCTAGGTAGTATTCTGGAAagattttaaattctaaaaacaggtttttttttttttttttaattgtctaataacactctttttttattcaatgtaTTTGGGATGTTGTTATTCTCATTTAGTGAATAATAACACCCCAAaaaattgaaatgtttcttcTCTGTGAGGGTAAGAGGAGGAATATTTAAACCTGacagtttaaaatatatatattatataccccccccccccccaaaaaaaatattataatatatatattatatctccTGTGATGCTTCATAGGCAGTAAATGAAGAACTATGTTTATCACAATCATCAGTTTTCCGATGGAGAGcctttaaaataatacaatctTAACTCAAGAGTTTTTGACAAACATTTGGAAAGTACTTAAATCTGATTTCTAAAAACTCATTCCCGTCGAACACTGGTGAGATAAGATCTGTGTTCCTTCACTGCAGAGCTCGTAGCCGCCAAAAACCTCACGGACGCGCGGGTGTTGGGGGGGTGTCACCTCAACAGCAGCTCTTAGCTTGTTAATGACGCACCTCAGATAGTTTTCACAGCAACTATCAGATGAAACTGTGAATTCACAGGTCGTCATCCTTTAACCTGTCGAGtttaacatgtttgtgtctgagcgAGAAAACAACCGACACGTGCTGAAAGCTAGCTAGCACGAGGCTAGCTAGCTTGAAGCTAACTTGAACCTCACCTGGGCTCTTCGGCCGCTGGCTCGAGCTTCTTCACAGTCGCTTCCTCTGTGAGCTTAATGTTCGCAAACGTGGCCCCCGAGGTGAACCAGTCTGAAATCTGCTCGGCGGTGAAAACTTTCTTCATGTTGTCTCCGCTGTCTAAAACCAAACCACCGCGCTTCTTCCACCGCCTCGTGTCAGCTCGGCTTGACTGAGGCGAGAGGCAGGTGAACACGCTCAGCTCGCCCCCTGGCGGCTGGACTAAAAACCGTGAAAAtccacagaaacacattgaAATGGAAATGATTCATTGTTTAACTAGAATAGACAAAAAACTACTAATCAGATAATGCCAAGCATTTCCTTCTGGGCTGACAAGTTAAGACAGCTGAagtcatctcaatctctttgaAACAATAATGGAAATAACCTTTTTCTTGAACTGTTCAggattttcaaataaataagatGTGACAAATTGAAGCTTCTAgatagaaaaatattttaattacagTATGTTCAAAGACATTAGCTCTATGGCTCAGTATGATGGAAAAgtacatgaaaacattaaacagTGGATACAACTtcacaaacatcacagtcacagcatcagaaataagaaataagcACCAAAAATATTCTGAACATGTAAAATGTCCAGTTTTCACATTGAGGTGTAATTCTGCATTGTTTCTGTTCCAATGTAGTCTGTGAACAATGGGGAGTTCATCCTAAGCAGCCCAAGAAGAccaagaaaagtgaaaaaggtAGAATGTGCCTCGAGGCAAAAGAGGTAAGAGATGTAATAACCTGAACACTTTtcctgaatgaaaaaaacaagattataAAAATCACGAATCACAATGTCTTTGTACTTAAAACCATTAATATAttgaagagttaaaaaaaaaaaaagggaaaatagcattttaaaaagaaaaccactTTTGATTCTGTCAGGTTCACCTCTGTTCAAACTCTCAGAGATGAGGTATTTGCAAGATCTCCGGCGGTGGACATCCGCTTTCTCGCATCAAGCTATTCTCTGTTCGGAGCCTTTCGTtttcctttaaaacaaaaaaaaattgattgttgtgatgaatgaacagttttaaAATGACCACAGAGAAACATCCTTTAACGAGAGAAAAGTTAGTTACCTCTTGAAGTTTCGTGTTGTCCTTTTTTAGCTTCACCAGATATTCAATCCTCTGTTTGTGGTTCTTATGTCCAACAAGTTTTCCATTCTCCTCCGACAGCTTCACGTTCTGCTTACGGAGAAGCTCATTCTCCTGTAACAAAGAACATATGATCAGTAAAGTCAGATAACGttgcctgtttgtttggctgTTGTTATGAAACCTTAGTGTAAACAAGCCCAGTcatttttaatgtgaatgtCACACTGCTCAAATTAAAGTGTCTCCTggtcttttaatttattttggtCTTATacaaatcaatatatatatatttttaaatataggGTTTCCTCTCCATATGTTGTCAAATCTtaactgaaatttaaaaaaaaccctgacagGGCCAGATGACCTTGTGTTTGCTCTTGTCTTTCCAATTCATTGATATTTAAGCAATTTGAAATCTTAAATGATAAGTAAGAAGTAACCTGTCATCAGACACGCTGAAACATTGAATCATGAaatgatacatttaaataacagcTGAATAAATGAGTAGTGTTTGCCTTTTGACTGCCTTCTTCCCCTGAACACATCTGtcagtacatttttatttttggttgaaGTGAataaacatactgtatttaGCTCAAGATTAAAATGTTGTACCATCAACTCAACACAAGTGGAGAAAAATCCAGTCCCACCTGTAAAAGTTTCTCGTCGTCCTGTATCCGCTGGCTCAGCTCTCTCAGCTCTAAACAACGATTCCTCAGCTCAGAGGTCAGCTCCTGTACGCAGGTCTGAGACTGAGCCAACATGGACTCCTGCGCCTGCAGTCTGTTCCACAACATGAACAGAAAAGATGGTTATCGATCATTAAGAATGAATGAAGGATAAGATTAACATACagttacaaaaatgttttaac contains:
- the rd3l gene encoding protein RD3-like, which produces MPLFSWMKWSHETKVQTQNEAPPLKTLEVVPSRRLIRELLWHVEEREQLARELEREHRLAHSSPGLQWFQKYHRLRTLIPTSELYQLEFLCAQIPPIHAAAVLSRFREVLATNNIRPWELVSVFKQVLRDFVNHKQYDEEYDFSGQSAQRQPMEAWTSRYKMRQGFVTTTIPNCGDCPREEIPTISGYVDWAMRHSSSFTAYSDWELPYYYPASLRPNGTYSTTL